A genomic window from Flavobacterium sp. I3-2 includes:
- a CDS encoding Ig-like domain-containing protein translates to MKFLTYTLAIFFVSCLLLTSCAKRGYITGGAADTLAPVVLKCIPENFSTNFDAKEIKITFDEYIKLNKINQNLIISPPFNTQPEIIPAGAATKTITIKLLDSLKSNTTYSFNFGQSIADNNEGNILTDFKYIFSTGSYIDSLKIKGSIKESYNFKKDNFVSVMLYDATTFNDSTVYKEKPIYITNTLDSLTTFSIENIKEGSYYLVAMKDRNGNNKFEPKTEKIGFFGGPIQLPNDSLRELVLFKEEKLPSVSKPSMVSQNKWLVPFEGDYKNLEIEALANNRPIDVRFSKIQEKDSVHIFIPKIAYDSIQFNFKNGNYEKSFVNKPRKLKEIDSLSISFNKNGNIDFTDKIELLTSTPVQSFDIKKMNLINKDSIQVPFNIINDELNLKMIIDFEKLENQKYSFEMLPGAIVDFYNKSNDSLSTTFQTDAYTKFGNLTLTLGNTSQFPLIIELLNEKEQIIAFKIIEENNPVEFPNLKPSKYFVRIIVDENKNGKFDTGNYLLKQQPEKVYLFEKPIDVRANWEVNETLVIPN, encoded by the coding sequence ATGAAATTTCTAACATACACACTTGCAATCTTTTTTGTTTCATGCTTACTTTTAACAAGTTGTGCAAAACGCGGTTATATTACTGGAGGAGCTGCGGATACACTTGCGCCAGTTGTTTTGAAATGTATCCCTGAAAATTTTTCAACGAATTTTGATGCCAAAGAAATAAAAATCACATTTGATGAATATATTAAATTAAACAAAATCAATCAAAATTTAATCATTTCACCTCCTTTTAATACACAACCAGAAATCATTCCAGCAGGTGCTGCAACTAAAACAATTACAATAAAACTTTTAGATTCACTAAAATCAAACACTACCTATAGTTTTAATTTTGGTCAAAGTATTGCTGATAATAATGAAGGGAATATTCTAACTGATTTTAAATATATTTTTTCAACTGGTAGCTATATTGATTCTTTAAAAATCAAAGGCTCAATAAAAGAAAGTTATAATTTCAAAAAAGATAATTTTGTTTCAGTAATGTTGTATGATGCAACGACTTTTAACGATTCGACTGTTTATAAAGAAAAACCAATCTACATCACAAACACTTTAGACAGCTTGACCACCTTCTCAATAGAAAATATAAAAGAAGGTTCATATTATTTAGTTGCGATGAAAGACCGAAATGGCAACAACAAATTTGAACCAAAGACAGAGAAAATCGGATTTTTTGGAGGACCTATTCAATTACCAAACGATTCTTTAAGAGAATTAGTTTTATTTAAAGAAGAAAAACTTCCGTCAGTATCAAAACCCTCTATGGTTAGTCAAAACAAATGGTTGGTTCCTTTTGAAGGAGATTATAAAAACTTAGAAATTGAAGCCTTAGCGAACAATAGACCAATTGATGTAAGATTTTCTAAGATTCAAGAAAAAGATTCGGTTCATATTTTTATTCCAAAGATTGCTTACGATTCGATTCAGTTTAATTTTAAAAATGGTAATTACGAGAAATCATTCGTCAATAAACCACGAAAATTAAAAGAGATTGATTCGCTTAGTATTTCTTTTAACAAGAACGGAAACATTGATTTTACAGATAAAATTGAACTTTTAACTTCTACACCAGTTCAATCTTTTGATATTAAAAAGATGAATTTAATCAACAAGGATTCTATTCAAGTTCCTTTCAATATCATCAATGACGAATTGAATTTGAAAATGATTATTGATTTTGAAAAACTTGAAAATCAAAAATATTCATTTGAAATGTTACCAGGTGCAATTGTCGATTTTTACAACAAATCAAACGATAGTTTATCAACTACTTTTCAGACTGATGCTTATACCAAATTTGGAAATCTAACATTGACTTTAGGAAACACTTCACAATTTCCATTGATTATTGAATTGCTCAACGAGAAGGAACAAATTATTGCATTTAAAATAATTGAAGAAAATAATCCGGTTGAATTTCCGAATTTAAAGCCAAGTAAATATTTTGTTCGAATTATAGTTGATGAAAACAAAAATGGAAAATTTGACACTGGAAATTATCTTTTAAAACAACAACCAGAAAAAGTTTATCTGTTTGAAAAACCAATTGATGTACGAGCCAATTGGGAAGTTAATGAAACATTAGTCATACCAAATTAG
- a CDS encoding nitrilase family protein, with protein MKIALIQYAPVWENIDINIQTLTAKIDQLESDVDLVVLPEMFSTGFTMKPDLVSETENGKAIKWMIETAKSQNIAITGSLVISENEKYYNRLFFVFPDGNYKTYNKKHLFSLTGEENVYEPGNDKLIVNYKGWNICPLICYDLRFPVYSRIVDKAYDLLIYVASWPDQRIYAWDTLLKARAIENMSFVVAVNRSGKDALENKYSGHSQVIDYMGQFIQEPMIDEQIVIVTLQKEGLEKARNRFAFLDDADQFKIR; from the coding sequence ATGAAAATTGCTTTAATTCAATATGCGCCAGTATGGGAAAATATTGATATAAATATTCAAACCTTAACTGCTAAAATAGATCAATTAGAATCAGATGTAGATTTGGTAGTTCTACCCGAAATGTTTTCTACGGGATTTACAATGAAGCCTGATTTGGTTTCTGAAACTGAAAATGGTAAAGCCATTAAATGGATGATTGAAACTGCAAAGTCCCAAAACATTGCCATTACAGGGAGTTTAGTAATCTCAGAAAATGAAAAGTATTACAACCGTTTGTTTTTTGTTTTTCCTGACGGAAATTATAAAACCTATAATAAGAAGCATTTGTTCTCTTTAACTGGAGAAGAAAATGTCTATGAGCCAGGAAATGATAAATTAATTGTCAATTATAAAGGTTGGAATATTTGCCCGTTGATTTGTTACGATTTACGTTTTCCAGTTTATTCTCGTATTGTTGACAAAGCTTACGATTTGTTGATTTATGTGGCTTCTTGGCCAGACCAGCGTATTTATGCTTGGGATACACTTTTAAAGGCTCGAGCAATAGAAAATATGAGTTTTGTTGTTGCTGTGAATAGAAGTGGAAAAGATGCTTTAGAAAATAAATATTCAGGGCATTCTCAGGTGATTGATTATATGGGGCAATTCATTCAAGAACCAATGATTGATGAACAAATTGTTATTGTTACTTTGCAAAAAGAGGGTTTAGAAAAAGCTCGAAATCGTTTTGCTTTTTTAGACGACGCTGATCAATTTAAAATTAGATAA
- a CDS encoding succinate dehydrogenase/fumarate reductase iron-sulfur subunit, whose protein sequence is MNLTLKIWRQKNAQDKGQMVDYKIGGIEPDMSFLEMLDVLNNELVEKGDEPVAFDHDCREGICGMCSLFINGEAHGPDRGITTCQLHMRKFKEGDTIYIEPWRAKAFPVIKDLVVDRSSFDRIQHAGGFISVNTSGNTQDANNIPVNKHDADRSFDAATCIGCGACVATCKNSSAMLFVSAKVSQFALLPQGRIEATERVLNMVEAMDNEGFGNCTNTGACEVECPKGISLENIARMNREYLSASIK, encoded by the coding sequence ATGAATCTTACATTAAAAATTTGGCGTCAAAAAAACGCACAAGATAAAGGTCAAATGGTCGATTATAAAATCGGCGGTATTGAACCAGATATGTCTTTCTTAGAAATGCTTGATGTTTTAAACAATGAGCTTGTTGAGAAAGGTGACGAACCAGTTGCTTTTGATCACGATTGTCGTGAAGGTATTTGTGGAATGTGTTCTTTATTTATTAATGGTGAAGCACACGGTCCAGATCGCGGAATTACAACTTGTCAATTACATATGCGTAAATTCAAAGAAGGCGATACAATTTATATCGAACCTTGGAGAGCTAAAGCATTCCCAGTAATTAAAGATTTAGTTGTAGACCGTTCTTCTTTTGATCGTATTCAACATGCAGGTGGATTTATTTCTGTAAATACATCAGGAAATACGCAAGATGCAAACAATATTCCAGTTAACAAACACGATGCAGACCGTTCTTTCGATGCTGCAACTTGTATCGGATGTGGTGCTTGTGTTGCAACTTGTAAAAACTCTTCAGCAATGTTATTCGTTTCTGCAAAAGTTTCTCAGTTTGCTTTGTTACCTCAAGGTAGAATTGAAGCTACTGAACGTGTGTTAAACATGGTTGAAGCTATGGATAACGAAGGTTTTGGTAACTGTACAAATACAGGTGCTTGTGAAGTTGAATGTCCTAAAGGAATTTCTTTAGAAAACATTGCTCGTATGAATCGTGAATATTTATCAGCTTCTATTAAATAA
- a CDS encoding fumarate reductase/succinate dehydrogenase flavoprotein subunit, with the protein MSLDNKIPQGPIDTKWTDYKDHINLVNPANKRNIDVIVVGTGLAGGSAAATLAELGYNVKAFCYQDSPRRAHSIAAQGGINAAKNYQGDGDSIYRLFYDTVKGGDYRAREANVHRLAEVSVNIIDQCVAQGVPLAREYGGLLDNRSFGGTQVSRTFYAKGQTGQQLLLGAYSAMNRQIGRGKIKMYNRHEMLDVVLVGGKARGIIARNLITGELERHSAHAVVIATGGYGNVFFLSTNAMGSNVTAAWKIHKKGAYFANPCYTQIHPTCIPVTGDHQSKLTLMSESLRNDGRIWVPAKLEDAQAIREGKKKPTDLAEADRDYYLERRYPSFGNLVPRDVASRAAKERCDAGFGVNATGEAVYLDFAAAIDRYGKEQARIHHLDENDAKLVYDLGQKVVENKYGNLFQMYYKIVDEDPYTTPMMIYPAVHYTMGGVWVDYNLMTTIEGCYCIGEANFSDHGANRLGASALMQGLADGYFVLPYTIGNYLADDIRTGKIPTDTPEFDEAEKNVKSLIDHLMSNNGSHSVDYFHKKLGKVMWNNVGMARNAKGLTEAMDEIAAIREDFYKNVKVSGTANSFNQELEKALRVADFLELGELFAKDALHREESCGGHFREEHQTAEGEAQRDDANFAYVAAWEYKGNPREAVLHKEDLVYENIKMVTRSYK; encoded by the coding sequence ATGAGTTTAGATAATAAAATACCTCAAGGTCCAATCGATACGAAATGGACAGATTATAAAGATCATATTAACTTAGTGAATCCTGCAAACAAACGTAATATTGATGTTATTGTTGTTGGTACTGGTTTAGCAGGTGGTTCTGCAGCTGCTACTTTAGCTGAGTTAGGATATAACGTAAAAGCTTTTTGTTACCAAGATTCTCCTCGTCGTGCGCACTCAATTGCAGCTCAAGGAGGTATCAACGCAGCAAAAAACTATCAAGGTGACGGTGACTCAATCTACAGATTATTTTATGATACTGTAAAAGGTGGAGATTACCGTGCTCGTGAAGCAAACGTTCACCGTTTAGCTGAAGTTTCTGTAAACATCATTGACCAATGTGTAGCTCAAGGTGTGCCATTAGCTCGTGAATATGGAGGTTTATTAGATAACCGTTCATTCGGTGGAACGCAAGTTTCTCGTACTTTCTATGCTAAAGGACAAACAGGACAACAATTATTATTAGGTGCTTATTCTGCAATGAACCGTCAAATCGGTCGTGGAAAAATCAAAATGTACAACCGTCACGAAATGTTAGATGTTGTATTAGTTGGTGGAAAAGCACGTGGTATTATTGCTCGTAACTTAATTACTGGAGAATTAGAACGTCATTCTGCTCATGCTGTAGTTATTGCTACAGGTGGATACGGAAACGTTTTCTTCTTGTCAACAAATGCAATGGGATCTAACGTAACTGCTGCTTGGAAAATCCATAAAAAAGGAGCATATTTCGCAAACCCTTGTTATACACAAATTCACCCAACTTGTATTCCTGTTACTGGAGATCACCAATCAAAATTAACTTTGATGTCTGAATCTTTACGTAATGATGGACGTATTTGGGTTCCTGCAAAATTAGAAGATGCTCAAGCAATTCGTGAAGGTAAAAAGAAACCTACTGATTTAGCTGAAGCTGACAGAGATTATTACTTAGAGCGTCGTTATCCATCTTTCGGAAACTTAGTACCTCGTGACGTTGCTTCACGTGCGGCTAAAGAACGTTGTGATGCTGGTTTCGGTGTTAACGCAACAGGAGAAGCTGTTTATTTAGATTTCGCTGCTGCAATTGATCGTTATGGTAAAGAACAAGCTCGTATTCACCATTTAGACGAAAATGATGCTAAATTAGTTTATGATTTAGGTCAAAAAGTAGTTGAAAATAAATACGGTAACTTATTCCAAATGTACTACAAAATTGTAGATGAGGATCCGTATACAACTCCAATGATGATTTATCCTGCAGTTCACTACACAATGGGTGGAGTATGGGTTGATTATAACTTAATGACGACTATCGAAGGATGTTACTGTATTGGAGAGGCTAACTTCTCTGATCACGGTGCAAACCGTTTAGGAGCTTCTGCTTTAATGCAAGGTTTAGCTGATGGTTATTTCGTATTGCCATATACAATTGGTAACTACTTAGCTGATGATATCCGTACAGGAAAAATTCCTACGGATACACCTGAATTTGACGAAGCTGAAAAAAATGTAAAATCATTAATTGATCATTTAATGAGCAATAATGGTTCACATTCAGTTGATTATTTCCATAAAAAACTTGGAAAAGTAATGTGGAATAATGTTGGTATGGCTCGTAACGCTAAAGGTTTAACTGAAGCTATGGACGAAATTGCTGCTATTAGAGAAGATTTCTATAAAAATGTAAAAGTTTCTGGAACAGCTAACTCTTTCAACCAAGAATTAGAAAAAGCTTTACGTGTTGCCGATTTCCTTGAATTAGGAGAATTGTTTGCTAAAGATGCTTTACACCGTGAGGAATCTTGTGGTGGTCACTTCCGTGAAGAGCATCAAACTGCTGAAGGTGAAGCGCAACGTGATGACGCAAACTTCGCTTATGTAGCTGCATGGGAATACAAAGGTAATCCTAGAGAAGCTGTTCTTCATAAAGAAGACTTAGTTTACGAAAACATTAAAATGGTAACTCGTAGTTATAAATAA
- a CDS encoding succinate dehydrogenase cytochrome b subunit, producing the protein MAKSALLKSSIGKKYWMALTGLFLCVFLIGHLVGNLQLIFGTDLQFNQYAYFMTTNPAIKVLSYVTYISILFHAIDGILLTIQNKKARPVGYAKNNAAANSTWASRNMAVLGTLLLVFIATHMVNFWAKMHFAEMPLQTQTLTNPMGQSVVYNTTTGSFVDAAQVQMGQLELKNGKEFYIPGSDIKFAEGYKDLYKITVDFFKDPTYGLVFTLFYVLSMVVLAFHLSHGFRSAFQSLGANNPKYNGLINVIGLGFAYIVPALFAIIPLYLHFVK; encoded by the coding sequence ATGGCAAAATCTGCACTTTTAAAGTCGTCAATCGGTAAGAAATACTGGATGGCACTTACGGGTTTATTTTTATGCGTGTTTTTGATAGGTCACTTAGTGGGTAACTTACAGTTGATTTTTGGAACTGATTTGCAGTTCAATCAATATGCTTACTTCATGACTACAAATCCTGCGATAAAAGTTTTATCTTATGTTACGTATATTTCAATTTTATTCCATGCTATCGATGGTATTTTATTGACAATACAAAACAAAAAAGCAAGACCAGTTGGTTATGCAAAAAACAATGCGGCAGCAAATAGTACTTGGGCATCAAGAAATATGGCTGTTCTAGGAACCTTGTTATTGGTTTTTATCGCTACTCACATGGTGAATTTCTGGGCTAAAATGCATTTTGCTGAAATGCCTTTACAAACTCAAACGTTGACTAACCCAATGGGACAAAGTGTTGTTTATAACACAACAACGGGTAGTTTTGTTGATGCAGCTCAAGTTCAGATGGGTCAATTAGAATTAAAGAATGGAAAAGAATTTTACATTCCTGGTTCTGATATTAAATTTGCAGAAGGGTACAAAGATTTATACAAAATCACAGTTGATTTCTTCAAAGATCCAACTTACGGATTAGTATTTACGTTATTCTATGTGTTATCAATGGTAGTTTTAGCTTTCCATTTATCACACGGTTTCCGTAGTGCTTTCCAATCTTTAGGAGCTAATAATCCTAAATATAACGGGTTAATTAATGTAATTGGTTTAGGATTTGCTTATATCGTTCCTGCGTTATTTGCTATTATTCCATTATACCTTCATTTTGTTAAGTAA
- a CDS encoding ChaN family lipoprotein: MMKKLFTFMLLLATTSIFAQELKPYQIYNSKGKKITFEKMVKELQKSDLILFGEFHDNSIVHWLQLKTIKALAENKPLILGMEMFERDNQVYLNDYLNGKLSDEDFGKSARLWNNYKTDYKPLVDFAKENKMEVIATNVPRKFASLLYKEGEEALLALNDEDKQWIAPLPFPYDASLPAYVKMMDMFKDSDHANPNFPKAQAIKDATMAYSIVQNFKPNNLFVHFNGAYHSNDYEGIFWYVNKYNSDIKMTTISVLQKANINEISLTEKQLADYIIIVDEDMTKTF, from the coding sequence ATGATGAAAAAATTATTCACTTTTATGTTGTTATTAGCAACGACATCAATATTCGCTCAAGAATTAAAACCGTATCAAATTTATAATTCAAAAGGAAAGAAAATCACATTTGAAAAAATGGTAAAAGAACTTCAAAAATCCGATTTGATTTTGTTTGGAGAATTTCATGATAATTCAATCGTGCATTGGTTGCAATTAAAGACGATAAAAGCTTTAGCTGAGAATAAGCCGTTGATTTTAGGAATGGAAATGTTTGAACGAGATAATCAGGTTTATTTAAATGATTATTTAAACGGAAAGTTATCTGATGAGGATTTTGGAAAATCGGCTCGTTTATGGAATAATTATAAAACGGATTACAAACCATTGGTTGACTTTGCAAAAGAAAATAAGATGGAAGTGATCGCTACAAATGTGCCAAGAAAATTTGCAAGTCTTTTATATAAAGAAGGAGAAGAAGCTTTGTTAGCTTTGAATGATGAAGATAAACAATGGATTGCTCCGTTGCCTTTTCCTTATGATGCAAGTTTACCTGCTTATGTAAAAATGATGGATATGTTCAAAGATAGTGACCATGCAAATCCCAATTTTCCAAAGGCGCAAGCTATAAAAGATGCAACGATGGCATATTCAATTGTTCAGAATTTTAAGCCAAATAATTTGTTTGTGCATTTTAATGGAGCGTATCATTCTAACGATTACGAAGGTATTTTTTGGTATGTCAATAAATATAATTCAGATATAAAAATGACTACAATATCTGTTTTACAAAAAGCTAATATTAATGAGATATCTTTAACAGAAAAGCAACTTGCTGATTATATTATCATTGTAGACGAAGATATGACAAAAACTTTTTAA
- a CDS encoding amidophosphoribosyltransferase: MSDAIKHECGIALLRLKKPLEFYKEKYGSSFYAIQKMYLLMEKQHNRGQDGAGLASIKLDMEPGERYISRVRSNKTSPIQDIFSQINGRINEELEARPELVNDVAAQKADLPYVGEVYLGHVRYGTFGKNNIESVHPFLRQNNWMHRNLIVAGNFNLTNVKELFADLIRLGQHPKEMADTVTVMEKIGHFLDDEVTDLYFDCKNEGLSKREASPIIGERLDIGRILKRASKNWDGGFAMAGMIGHGDAFVLRDPAGIRPAFHYEDDEIVVVASERPVIQTAFNVPLESIKELNPGEAVIIKKNGNVSFEQILDPLEKKSCSFERIYFSRGNDASIYKERKALGRLMMPYILDEIQGDTQNTVFSYIPNTAETSFFGMIEGAQDYLNEKKIAAILANQGELSAEKLSEILSTTIRTEKITIKDAKLRTFITDDSSRDDMVEHVYDVTYGVVKPTDTLVVIDDSIVRGTTLKKSIIKMLDRLNPKKIMVVSSAPQIRYPDCYGIDMAKMETLIAFTASLELLKDRNMYHIVDEVYAKCKAQENLHDAEVINHVKEIYAPFTDQEISDKISVMLRPDTVKADVKIVFQTVENLHQACPDNLGDWYFTGNYPTHGGNRVVNRAFMNFYEGKDARAY, from the coding sequence ATGAGTGACGCGATCAAACACGAATGCGGAATTGCACTTTTAAGGTTAAAAAAACCTTTAGAATTTTATAAAGAAAAATACGGTTCTTCTTTTTATGCGATACAAAAAATGTATTTGCTTATGGAGAAACAGCACAATCGTGGGCAAGACGGTGCTGGTTTAGCTAGTATTAAATTAGATATGGAACCTGGTGAGCGTTACATTAGTCGCGTACGTTCTAATAAAACATCTCCAATTCAAGATATTTTTTCTCAAATCAACGGAAGAATTAACGAAGAATTAGAAGCTCGTCCAGAATTAGTTAATGATGTTGCTGCCCAAAAAGCAGATTTACCATACGTTGGCGAAGTGTATTTAGGACACGTTCGTTACGGAACTTTCGGAAAAAATAACATCGAAAGTGTTCACCCATTTTTACGTCAAAACAATTGGATGCACCGTAATTTAATCGTTGCAGGAAATTTCAATTTAACTAACGTAAAAGAATTATTTGCAGATTTAATTCGTTTGGGACAACATCCAAAAGAAATGGCGGATACGGTTACCGTTATGGAAAAAATTGGACATTTCTTAGATGATGAAGTTACCGATTTATATTTCGATTGTAAAAATGAAGGTTTGTCTAAAAGAGAAGCTTCTCCGATTATTGGCGAACGTTTAGATATTGGACGAATTTTAAAACGTGCTTCTAAAAACTGGGATGGTGGTTTTGCAATGGCTGGTATGATTGGTCATGGTGATGCTTTCGTTTTACGCGATCCGGCTGGAATTCGTCCAGCTTTTCATTATGAAGATGATGAGATTGTTGTAGTTGCTTCAGAACGTCCGGTTATTCAAACGGCGTTTAATGTGCCATTAGAAAGTATTAAAGAGTTAAATCCTGGTGAAGCAGTCATTATCAAGAAAAATGGTAACGTTTCTTTTGAGCAGATTTTAGACCCTTTAGAAAAGAAATCTTGTTCTTTTGAAAGAATTTATTTCTCACGTGGAAATGATGCGTCTATATATAAAGAGCGTAAAGCTTTAGGTAGATTAATGATGCCTTATATTTTAGATGAGATTCAAGGTGATACTCAAAATACGGTTTTCTCTTATATTCCAAATACAGCCGAAACTTCGTTCTTTGGTATGATTGAAGGAGCTCAAGATTATTTGAACGAAAAGAAAATTGCTGCTATTCTTGCTAATCAAGGAGAATTATCAGCTGAGAAGTTAAGTGAGATTTTATCTACTACAATTCGTACAGAAAAAATCACGATTAAAGATGCTAAACTTCGTACGTTTATTACAGATGATAGTAGTCGTGATGATATGGTTGAGCATGTTTACGATGTTACTTATGGAGTTGTAAAACCTACAGATACTCTGGTTGTTATTGACGATAGTATTGTTCGTGGTACAACTTTAAAGAAATCAATCATCAAAATGTTAGACCGTTTAAATCCTAAAAAGATTATGGTAGTTTCATCGGCGCCGCAAATCCGATACCCTGATTGTTACGGAATTGACATGGCTAAGATGGAAACTTTAATTGCTTTTACGGCTTCATTAGAATTATTAAAAGACCGTAATATGTATCATATTGTTGATGAGGTTTATGCAAAATGTAAAGCACAAGAAAATTTACATGATGCAGAAGTGATTAATCATGTAAAAGAAATTTATGCTCCGTTTACTGACCAAGAAATTTCTGATAAGATTTCTGTGATGTTACGTCCAGATACAGTTAAGGCTGATGTGAAAATTGTTTTCCAAACGGTTGAAAATTTACATCAAGCTTGTCCAGATAATTTGGGTGATTGGTATTTTACCGGAAATTATCCAACGCATGGAGGTAATCGAGTGGTAAATCGTGCATTCATGAATTTCTATGAAGGAAAAGACGCAAGAGCGTATTAA
- a CDS encoding PfkB family carbohydrate kinase has product MNKLLIVGTVAFDAIETPFGKTDRILGGAGTYIGLSASHFNVKSAIVSVVGDDFPQEYLNLLTSKNIDTTGIEVVPGGKTFFWSGKYHNDLNSRDTLDTQLNVLADFNPIVPEDFKDAEVVMLGNLHPNIQIGVLDQMTKKPKLVVLDTMNFWMDCALPELKEVMKRIDVITINDEEARQLSGEYSLVKAAEVIHQMGPKYVVIKKGEHGALLFNDDHVFFAPALPLKEVFDPTGAGDTFAGGFSGYLAQSENISFSNMKNAIIYGSNLASFCVEKFGTERMVNLSATEVDARLQQFKMLTQFDIELAD; this is encoded by the coding sequence ATGAATAAATTATTGATTGTAGGAACGGTTGCTTTTGATGCAATTGAAACACCTTTTGGGAAAACAGATAGAATACTTGGTGGTGCAGGAACTTATATCGGATTATCTGCTTCTCACTTTAATGTAAAATCTGCGATTGTTTCTGTTGTAGGTGACGATTTTCCTCAAGAATATTTAAATCTTTTAACAAGTAAAAATATCGATACAACAGGAATTGAAGTAGTTCCTGGCGGAAAAACTTTTTTCTGGAGTGGTAAATATCATAACGATTTAAATTCGCGTGATACTTTAGATACACAATTAAATGTTTTGGCAGATTTTAATCCAATTGTACCAGAAGATTTTAAAGATGCTGAAGTGGTAATGTTAGGAAATTTACATCCAAATATCCAAATCGGAGTTTTAGATCAAATGACTAAAAAACCTAAATTAGTGGTTTTAGATACGATGAATTTTTGGATGGACTGCGCTTTACCAGAATTAAAAGAAGTAATGAAGCGCATCGACGTTATTACAATTAATGATGAAGAAGCACGTCAATTATCTGGCGAATATTCATTAGTGAAAGCTGCTGAGGTTATTCACCAAATGGGGCCAAAATATGTGGTGATCAAAAAAGGTGAACATGGAGCTTTATTGTTTAATGACGATCACGTTTTCTTTGCGCCAGCTTTACCTTTAAAAGAAGTTTTTGATCCAACAGGAGCTGGAGATACTTTTGCTGGAGGTTTCTCTGGGTATTTAGCTCAAAGCGAAAATATTTCGTTCAGTAATATGAAAAATGCCATTATTTATGGTTCAAATTTAGCATCGTTCTGCGTTGAAAAATTCGGAACAGAACGTATGGTCAATCTTTCTGCAACAGAAGTTGATGCTCGCTTACAACAATTTAAAATGTTAACGCAATTCGATATCGAATTAGCTGACTAA
- the rnhA gene encoding ribonuclease HI: MQNIQVILYTDGSSRGNPGPGGYGLILEWAGKNVFKEVSQGYRKTTNNRMELLAVITGLEMLKNPGISVLVVTDSKYVVDAVEKNWVFGWEKKGFKDKKNPDLWKRFLKIYRQHHVSFKWIKGHNNHKMNERCDVLAVNAATSGNFLIDEYYETFENN, encoded by the coding sequence GTGCAAAATATTCAAGTAATATTATATACAGACGGTTCTTCGCGAGGAAATCCTGGTCCTGGTGGCTATGGATTGATTCTAGAATGGGCAGGTAAAAATGTTTTTAAAGAAGTTTCTCAAGGATATCGAAAAACCACAAATAATCGCATGGAGCTTTTGGCAGTTATAACTGGATTAGAAATGTTAAAAAATCCTGGCATTTCTGTTTTGGTTGTAACCGATTCTAAATATGTTGTTGATGCGGTCGAAAAGAACTGGGTTTTTGGTTGGGAAAAGAAAGGATTCAAGGATAAAAAAAACCCAGATTTATGGAAACGTTTTCTGAAAATTTACCGCCAACATCACGTTTCTTTTAAATGGATTAAAGGACATAATAACCACAAAATGAATGAACGTTGTGATGTTTTGGCAGTAAATGCTGCAACTAGCGGAAATTTTTTAATAGATGAATATTACGAAACTTTTGAGAATAATTAA
- a CDS encoding LemA family protein: MTTTHYIIIGFSMLILLYIISMYNKLSTKKNQIQNAISSLDALFIQRADLIPNLIVTVKQYVTFEKETLEKITELRRPAAPTKNENPYVQQEEGSSTLKQIMIQVEDYPELKSNQQFNQLQQAFKECEEQIAAGRRFLSASITDYNDSIVVFPSNVIAGVFGFKKYEWQYATELQRTAPNANDLFNN, translated from the coding sequence ATGACAACAACACATTATATCATAATCGGTTTTAGCATGCTAATTTTATTGTACATCATCAGTATGTACAATAAATTATCGACTAAGAAAAATCAAATTCAAAATGCGATTTCGTCTTTAGATGCGTTGTTTATTCAAAGAGCAGATTTAATTCCGAATTTAATTGTAACGGTCAAACAATATGTGACTTTCGAAAAAGAAACTTTAGAGAAAATTACCGAATTACGAAGACCCGCTGCGCCAACAAAGAATGAAAATCCGTATGTGCAACAAGAAGAAGGTAGTTCGACATTAAAACAAATAATGATTCAAGTTGAGGATTATCCCGAGCTAAAATCAAATCAGCAATTCAATCAATTGCAACAAGCATTTAAAGAATGCGAAGAACAAATTGCTGCCGGACGACGTTTTTTGAGCGCTTCGATAACCGATTATAACGATAGTATTGTTGTTTTTCCGTCTAATGTAATCGCAGGTGTTTTCGGATTTAAAAAATATGAGTGGCAATACGCAACAGAATTGCAAAGAACTGCTCCGAACGCAAATGATTTATTCAATAACTAA